A portion of the Stigmatella aurantiaca DW4/3-1 genome contains these proteins:
- a CDS encoding ATP-binding protein, producing MARTSPPIVLSFRRTFALLIVLVVLPSAGLSGFGVVAIINERAAVEKRLEAAWHGTLKALAKDLPQELRQARFVERGGELELVTTPGRVISEASFRVEGGKVICSDAALSVALNAVLADLSHLPPDQTVFSLHVGGQPVLIAAERHGDGVRGTQLSTAEVEALLTEQAERYLASPEPVLFALRPIPREATEGLMGRLMSEVVQARASALGPQVLADQVLAAPLQDFRLVVLPTGEDPVARASTRNRVVYGVLLGLFYLTLTFGVVYTGRVLYREAKLSRLKTDFVSLVSHELRTPLTSIRMFIETLALGRLKDPAQTQEVLQLLSRETERLSALIERVLDWARLESGRKEYQREPTAVADVVDTAVAAFRAQRLDGGVELKVDVPSGLPQVEVDRHAVAGALLNLLQNAYKYSGQDKRIALSVRADRRWVALSVEDNGVGIAPRDRQRIFERFYRVDNLLTRKTEGSGLGLAITKRIIEAHGGRISVQSKLGKGSLFTLQLPAGKA from the coding sequence GTGGCTCGCACCTCGCCTCCCATCGTCCTGAGCTTCCGGCGCACGTTCGCACTGCTCATCGTGCTGGTCGTGCTGCCCTCGGCGGGGCTGTCCGGCTTTGGGGTGGTGGCCATCATCAACGAGCGCGCCGCCGTGGAGAAGCGGCTGGAAGCCGCCTGGCATGGGACGTTGAAAGCGCTGGCGAAGGACCTGCCCCAGGAGCTGCGCCAAGCCCGCTTCGTGGAGCGCGGTGGGGAGCTGGAGCTGGTCACCACCCCCGGGCGGGTCATCTCCGAGGCGTCCTTCCGGGTGGAGGGGGGCAAGGTGATCTGCTCGGATGCGGCCCTGTCGGTGGCGCTCAACGCGGTGCTCGCCGACCTGAGCCACCTGCCCCCGGATCAGACCGTCTTCTCCCTCCACGTGGGCGGGCAGCCGGTGCTCATCGCCGCCGAGCGGCACGGCGACGGGGTGCGCGGCACCCAACTGTCCACGGCCGAGGTGGAGGCCCTGTTGACGGAGCAGGCCGAGCGCTACCTGGCCTCGCCGGAGCCGGTCCTCTTCGCGCTGAGGCCCATCCCCCGGGAGGCCACCGAGGGGCTCATGGGCCGGCTCATGTCCGAGGTCGTCCAAGCGCGCGCCAGCGCCCTGGGCCCCCAGGTGCTGGCGGACCAGGTGCTCGCCGCCCCCCTCCAGGACTTCCGGCTGGTGGTGCTGCCCACCGGAGAAGACCCCGTGGCGCGCGCCTCCACGCGCAACCGCGTGGTGTATGGCGTGCTGCTGGGCTTGTTCTACCTGACGCTCACCTTCGGCGTGGTGTACACCGGACGGGTCCTCTACCGGGAGGCGAAGCTGTCGCGGCTCAAGACGGACTTCGTCTCCCTGGTGAGCCATGAGCTTCGCACCCCACTGACCTCCATCCGCATGTTCATCGAGACGCTCGCCTTGGGACGGCTGAAGGATCCCGCCCAGACCCAGGAGGTGCTGCAACTGCTCTCCCGGGAGACCGAGCGGCTGTCGGCCCTCATCGAGCGGGTGCTGGACTGGGCGCGCCTGGAGAGCGGCCGCAAGGAGTACCAGCGCGAGCCCACGGCGGTGGCGGACGTGGTGGACACGGCGGTGGCGGCCTTCCGGGCCCAGCGCCTGGATGGGGGCGTGGAGCTGAAGGTGGACGTGCCCAGCGGGCTGCCCCAGGTGGAGGTGGACCGGCACGCGGTGGCCGGGGCGCTCCTCAACCTGCTGCAGAACGCCTACAAGTACAGCGGCCAGGACAAGCGCATCGCCCTGTCGGTCCGCGCGGACCGCCGGTGGGTGGCGCTCTCCGTGGAGGACAACGGGGTGGGCATCGCCCCCCGGGACCGGCAGCGCATCTTCGAGCGCTTCTACCGGGTGGACAACCTGCTGACCCGCAAGACCGAGGGCAGTGGGCTGGGGCTGGCCATCACCAAGCGGATCATCGAGGCCCACGGAGGGCGCATCTCGGTCCAGAGCAAGCTGGGCAAGGGCAGCCTCTTCACCCTCCAGCTTCCGGCAGGCAAGGCATGA